In Paenibacillus ihbetae, the following are encoded in one genomic region:
- the rapZ gene encoding RNase adapter RapZ, with protein MLEAAERGSNTSSMATLIIITGMSGAGKTLAVQSLEDLGFFCVDNLPPVLIPKFAELIDQSKGKIGKVALVIDLRGREFFTALSESLNYIKDHFTIHCEILFLDATDSVLVQRYKETRRRHPLAPEGMPLDGIRLERKMLEELKNSATQVIDTSNMKPLKLKEKIISRFTHLESSVLSVNITSFGFKYGIPIDADLVFDVRFLPNPHYVEQLRPNTGQDSDVYEYVMKWPETQAFLTKLLDMLHFLIPQYRKEGKSQVIIGIGCTGGKHRSVAIAEYLGKMLGVSETESVSVSHRDSERDRH; from the coding sequence ATGCTGGAAGCAGCCGAACGAGGCAGCAACACATCATCGATGGCCACCCTGATCATCATAACCGGGATGTCGGGAGCAGGTAAAACATTGGCCGTGCAAAGTCTGGAGGATCTAGGGTTCTTCTGCGTGGATAACCTGCCCCCGGTGCTCATCCCGAAATTCGCGGAACTGATCGATCAGTCCAAGGGCAAGATCGGCAAGGTTGCGCTGGTCATCGACCTGCGCGGGCGTGAATTCTTCACCGCCTTGTCGGAATCGCTCAATTACATCAAGGATCACTTCACGATACATTGTGAAATTCTGTTCCTCGATGCAACTGATTCCGTACTCGTTCAGCGTTATAAGGAGACCCGTCGCCGCCATCCGCTCGCTCCGGAAGGCATGCCGCTTGACGGGATCCGGCTGGAGCGGAAAATGCTCGAAGAGCTGAAAAACTCGGCAACCCAAGTGATTGATACGAGCAATATGAAGCCGCTCAAGTTAAAGGAGAAAATCATCTCGCGCTTCACGCATCTGGAGAGCAGCGTTCTCTCGGTCAACATTACATCGTTCGGGTTTAAATACGGCATTCCGATTGACGCGGACCTGGTCTTCGACGTCCGGTTCCTGCCGAACCCCCATTACGTCGAGCAGCTCCGCCCGAACACGGGACAGGACAGCGATGTATATGAATATGTAATGAAATGGCCGGAAACCCAGGCTTTTCTGACAAAGCTGCTGGATATGCTGCATTTCTTGATCCCCCAGTACCGCAAGGAAGGCAAGAGCCAGGTCATCATCGGCATCGGCTGCACCGGCGGCAAGCATCGCTCGGTAGCGATTGCGGAGTACCTCGGCAAGATGCTGGGCGTAAGCGAGACGGAGTCCGTATCGGTTAGTCACCGGGATTCCGAGCGGGATCGGCATTAA
- a CDS encoding ROK family glucokinase, whose amino-acid sequence MSEKIYVGVDLGGTAIKVGICDEEGHLLQKFEGPTETAKGVDTVIDNIEKYVRHIVEESPYTWDQLAGVGAGFAGFTNIREGIIILAPNVGFKDVPIRAILEERLGKPIKIDNDANVAALGEAWSGAGRGIDNCVCYTLGTGVGGGIIINGKIYQGFGGMAGELGHISVVPDLEAIQCGCGKMGCLETVSSATGIIRMAKDAVERGDRTSLSLVQNIAAKEVFDAAKAGDEVAIRIVNRAAYYLGKSMAAVSAVLNPEAYIIGGGVSKAGDILFDEVKAVFAKLTPEPLQRGVRIVPAELGNDAGVVGAAGLHLRS is encoded by the coding sequence ATGTCTGAGAAGATCTACGTCGGTGTCGACCTGGGCGGAACGGCAATCAAAGTCGGAATATGCGACGAGGAAGGGCATCTTCTGCAAAAGTTTGAGGGGCCTACGGAAACAGCAAAGGGCGTTGACACGGTAATTGACAACATTGAAAAATATGTGCGTCACATTGTGGAGGAATCGCCATACACCTGGGATCAGCTGGCCGGAGTGGGAGCCGGATTCGCAGGCTTCACGAACATTCGCGAAGGCATCATTATTCTGGCACCGAATGTAGGATTCAAGGATGTACCGATTCGCGCCATTTTGGAGGAGCGTCTTGGCAAGCCGATCAAAATAGACAACGATGCGAATGTAGCGGCGCTTGGAGAAGCATGGAGCGGCGCGGGCCGCGGGATTGATAACTGCGTATGCTATACCCTGGGAACCGGCGTAGGCGGCGGCATCATCATCAACGGCAAAATTTATCAAGGCTTCGGGGGAATGGCCGGCGAGCTGGGCCATATTTCGGTTGTTCCTGATCTGGAAGCCATCCAATGCGGCTGCGGGAAAATGGGCTGCCTGGAGACCGTATCCTCCGCAACCGGCATCATTCGTATGGCGAAGGACGCCGTGGAGCGCGGAGACCGCACCTCCCTGTCGCTCGTGCAGAACATCGCGGCCAAGGAAGTGTTCGACGCGGCGAAGGCGGGCGACGAAGTGGCGATCCGCATCGTAAATCGCGCAGCGTATTACCTGGGCAAATCGATGGCTGCCGTTTCGGCCGTCCTGAACCCGGAAGCTTATATTATCGGCGGCGGCGTGTCCAAAGCCGGCGACATTCTGTTCGATGAAGTGAAGGCGGTATTCGCGAAGCTGACACCGGAGCCGCTGCAGCGCGGCGTGCGCATCGTGCCGGCCGAGCTTGGAAACGATGCCGGCGTCGTCGGCGCTGCCGGACTTCACCTGCGCTCGTAG
- a CDS encoding ABC transporter ATP-binding protein, whose translation MKQQLSGEPVAELKQVTKTFGSKKAVNRVSLKIERGSITAILGPNGAGKSTAISMMLGLKDASEGEVLLFGQSPKDLKVREKIGAMLQEVSVMDGLRTREIINLIRSYYPNPMTLGEIAALSGLTPEELGKWAVKMSGGQKRKLSFALAIAGNPELLFFDEPTVGLDTSARRLFWQTVRGLQAQGKTILFTTHYLQEADDIADRIVLFHEGQVAADGTPEAIKSKLTRRTVSFIADADGHQVIRLLHEVPGITDVYEQDGRLIAVTNNTDTALAALFRAGLAVRDIRIDQGSLDEAFDQLTMSQGEAG comes from the coding sequence ATGAAACAACAGCTAAGCGGCGAGCCGGTTGCCGAGCTGAAGCAGGTAACGAAAACGTTCGGAAGCAAGAAAGCCGTCAACCGGGTCTCCTTAAAGATTGAGCGAGGATCCATTACGGCCATTCTTGGGCCTAACGGCGCGGGCAAATCGACCGCAATCTCCATGATGCTGGGCCTCAAGGACGCAAGCGAAGGCGAGGTCCTTCTCTTCGGCCAGAGCCCGAAGGATCTCAAAGTGCGGGAAAAGATCGGGGCCATGCTCCAAGAGGTGAGCGTCATGGACGGCCTGCGGACGCGGGAGATCATCAATCTGATCCGCAGCTATTACCCGAATCCGATGACGCTCGGGGAAATCGCAGCGCTCAGCGGGCTCACTCCGGAGGAACTTGGCAAATGGGCGGTGAAAATGTCCGGCGGCCAGAAGCGCAAGCTCAGCTTTGCGCTGGCTATTGCCGGCAACCCCGAGCTGCTGTTCTTCGACGAGCCGACGGTAGGTCTCGATACATCCGCCCGCCGGCTGTTCTGGCAGACGGTCCGGGGCCTCCAGGCCCAAGGCAAGACCATTTTGTTCACCACGCATTATCTGCAGGAGGCTGACGATATAGCCGACCGCATCGTCCTCTTTCACGAGGGCCAGGTCGCGGCGGACGGTACGCCCGAAGCGATCAAATCCAAGCTTACCCGGCGCACGGTTTCCTTCATCGCGGATGCGGACGGCCACCAGGTGATCCGGCTGCTTCACGAGGTGCCGGGCATAACGGATGTCTACGAGCAAGACGGGCGGCTCATCGCCGTCACGAACAACACGGACACCGCCCTTGCGGCACTGTTCCGGGCCGGTCTCGCCGTTCGCGATATCCGGATCGATCAGGGCAGTCTGGATGAAGCATTCGATCAGTTAACGATGAGTCAAGGGGAGGCGGGTTAA
- a CDS encoding ABC transporter permease produces the protein MKNLKLVAIQCRMELLRMIRNPYYIFWSLAMPILFYFIFTRIVDTGAAEAGQWQAHYLMSMTSFSVMGTAIMSLGIRLVQERVQGWSIYMRVTPLPGSVYFFGKMFVQAIMHLLCIVVIFTAGYLINGVSLSFWQWLFSGLWILIASVPFLALGTLIGAMKRVDTASGVSNGIYLALAVTGGMWFPIEAMPSFMQAVGKWMPSYHFGGGAWAITRGEAPGWDHILILAGYLLVFMILSTYIRKKQQAD, from the coding sequence ATGAAAAATTTGAAGCTGGTTGCGATTCAATGCCGGATGGAGCTGCTGCGGATGATCCGCAATCCGTACTATATATTCTGGTCTTTGGCCATGCCGATCTTGTTTTATTTCATCTTCACCCGTATCGTGGATACCGGCGCAGCCGAGGCCGGGCAGTGGCAGGCTCATTATCTCATGTCGATGACCTCCTTCAGCGTGATGGGCACGGCCATTATGTCGCTTGGCATCCGGCTCGTTCAGGAGCGGGTGCAGGGATGGTCGATCTACATGCGGGTAACGCCGCTCCCGGGCAGCGTCTATTTCTTCGGCAAAATGTTCGTGCAGGCGATCATGCACCTGCTCTGTATCGTTGTCATTTTCACTGCCGGTTACCTTATCAACGGCGTATCGCTCTCCTTCTGGCAGTGGCTGTTCAGCGGATTGTGGATTCTGATCGCCTCCGTTCCCTTCCTGGCGCTCGGCACGCTAATCGGGGCCATGAAGCGCGTCGACACCGCCAGCGGCGTCAGCAACGGCATTTATCTGGCGCTGGCCGTAACCGGCGGCATGTGGTTTCCGATCGAAGCCATGCCAAGCTTCATGCAAGCGGTCGGCAAGTGGATGCCTTCCTACCATTTCGGCGGCGGGGCATGGGCCATTACGCGCGGCGAGGCGCCGGGCTGGGATCACATCCTCATTTTGGCGGGATATTTGCTCGTATTTATGATACTATCCACCTATATTCGGAAAAAACAACAAGCCGATTAA
- a CDS encoding sensor histidine kinase, which translates to MRGFRFEVFPRHMGFFPYLWLVYVILPIYNMFKFDSWKMGIGFFLIAVFLVTYRQLYFEVEKRPFMYWLLAQLAVIFILSTWYHPTFMYMGFFSANFIGWYIDDRRFKTAMLIFFLVEAIPLAIYAPALETADLLVIIPFFLIMLLSPLGFRSLSRRQKLEQELAKANEQIHNLIKGEERMRIARDLHDTLGHTLSLITLKSQLVEKLVTKDPVKAQAEAREIQNTSRAALRQVRELVAEMRTATLPEEIRDARMILESAGIELVCEGNERLEGIPDLAHNIFSLCLRESVTNVVKHSKASQCRIRMETLENEWRMIVADNGVGIPNGDQRPAEGSGLKGMAERLSLIGGTIEARSSEGTVITIRVPIVIKNESRKEDETHEHPSGDRRGSAHASRRTGFFARF; encoded by the coding sequence ATGAGAGGATTCAGGTTTGAGGTGTTTCCTCGCCACATGGGATTCTTCCCCTATCTGTGGCTGGTGTATGTAATATTGCCGATCTACAACATGTTCAAATTCGATTCGTGGAAAATGGGCATCGGCTTCTTCTTGATCGCTGTATTCCTCGTTACGTACCGCCAGCTGTATTTTGAAGTAGAGAAGCGACCCTTTATGTACTGGCTGCTGGCCCAGCTTGCCGTCATCTTCATCTTGTCCACCTGGTATCACCCTACCTTTATGTATATGGGCTTCTTCTCCGCCAACTTCATCGGCTGGTACATTGATGATCGCCGATTCAAAACGGCTATGCTGATCTTCTTCCTTGTCGAAGCGATCCCGCTGGCGATCTATGCACCGGCGCTCGAAACCGCCGATCTCTTGGTCATCATTCCGTTCTTCTTGATCATGCTGCTGTCGCCGCTTGGCTTCCGTTCTCTGAGCAGACGTCAGAAGCTGGAACAGGAGCTCGCGAAAGCCAATGAGCAAATCCACAATTTGATTAAAGGCGAAGAACGGATGCGCATCGCACGGGATCTTCATGATACGCTTGGCCACACGCTGTCGCTCATCACGCTCAAGAGCCAGCTCGTAGAGAAGCTGGTCACGAAGGATCCGGTCAAGGCCCAGGCGGAAGCCCGCGAAATCCAGAATACGTCCCGAGCAGCCTTGCGCCAGGTGCGCGAGCTTGTCGCGGAAATGCGGACAGCCACGCTCCCCGAAGAAATCCGGGATGCACGCATGATTCTGGAAAGCGCCGGGATTGAGCTGGTCTGCGAAGGGAACGAGCGGCTGGAGGGCATCCCTGATCTGGCTCACAACATTTTCAGCCTCTGCCTGCGCGAATCCGTAACCAATGTGGTGAAGCACAGTAAGGCCAGTCAATGCCGGATTCGGATGGAAACGCTGGAGAATGAGTGGCGGATGATCGTCGCCGATAACGGGGTGGGTATCCCGAACGGCGATCAGCGTCCCGCTGAGGGGAGCGGCCTGAAAGGGATGGCGGAGAGGCTGTCCTTGATCGGAGGGACGATCGAAGCCCGTTCTAGCGAAGGCACGGTCATTACCATCCGCGTACCGATCGTCATCAAGAATGAGAGTCGGAAGGAGGACGAGACACATGAGCATCCGAGTGGTGATCGCCGAGGATCAGCGCATGCTTCGAGGCGCACTGGCTTCTTTGCTAGATTTTGA
- a CDS encoding response regulator transcription factor has product MSIRVVIAEDQRMLRGALASLLDFEEDIDVVGQAGNGDEALSLIAAHRPDICLLDIEMPVRSGLEVAEEIKRLGCECRVIILTTFARPGYFERAVQAGVQGYLLKDEPSERLAEAIRRVMDGRREVSPELVFGTMRDANPLTEREREVLRLAAGGSSSSEIAAKLHLSYGTVRNYMSEILSKLGAKNRIEAITTAEEKGWI; this is encoded by the coding sequence ATGAGCATCCGAGTGGTGATCGCCGAGGATCAGCGCATGCTTCGAGGCGCACTGGCTTCTTTGCTAGATTTTGAAGAAGATATCGATGTAGTCGGGCAGGCGGGCAACGGAGATGAAGCTCTGTCTTTGATTGCAGCCCATCGTCCCGATATTTGCCTGCTGGATATCGAGATGCCGGTGCGCAGCGGCCTGGAGGTTGCTGAGGAGATCAAGCGCCTCGGCTGCGAATGCCGGGTCATCATTCTGACCACCTTCGCAAGACCGGGCTATTTCGAGCGGGCGGTCCAAGCCGGCGTTCAGGGATACTTGCTGAAGGATGAGCCGAGCGAGCGGCTGGCGGAAGCGATCCGCCGCGTCATGGACGGCCGCCGGGAGGTTTCGCCCGAGCTTGTGTTCGGAACGATGCGGGATGCGAACCCGCTTACGGAACGGGAACGGGAGGTGCTCCGCCTGGCTGCCGGAGGAAGCAGCTCGAGCGAGATTGCGGCCAAGCTGCATCTGTCCTACGGCACGGTCCGGAACTACATGTCTGAAATCCTAAGCAAGCTAGGGGCGAAGAATCGTATTGAGGCGATTACGACCGCGGAGGAAAAGGGATGGATCTGA
- a CDS encoding ABC transporter ATP-binding protein: protein MICSCTGNIICSFPSFCYTFVAFNFLNVVVSQYRLSVDHRIQHHLMNDILRCIQSMPIRDLQNERVSKLTNYFTNDMPNVSGVISNYIPNTVNQIVRIILLLCIVGIGDPFLLAIVLGITFVYITLGKRMMTRMSSLSRSVQDSRADLQVIIEEGVSSSREVIAFDRSKWEMKRYLEAFQTMFARVIKEGKAQNKFMLLSDPLRTGVTIITLAYGGYRVLEGDMTLGMFVILYTFSTQLMETTRDVYGLLQDYSSKKANVDRLAANVLQLEQIDPGVYELNGPVSSIHFSKVSFSYSEDQPYVLRNLELHIPVGKKIALVGPSGSGKSSIVQLLNRFYQPQIGEILVNEMPLTRIKRTEWNNCISVAAQEPFLFTDSIRNNILLGRSFTEEEMIAACQAAEIHDFIETLPLGYDTELGERGQNLSGGQRQRIAIARALLANPEILILDEATSALDMETERRVMYNIDQVRKGKTTIVIAHRLSTIENADIIVFLDGGSVVESGNHDKLLSLDGRYAGLTKELSAV, encoded by the coding sequence ATGATCTGTTCATGCACGGGAAATATCATTTGTTCCTTCCCATCATTCTGTTATACCTTTGTCGCGTTCAATTTCCTGAATGTCGTCGTTTCGCAATACCGGCTGTCGGTTGATCATCGAATTCAACATCATCTTATGAACGACATTCTCCGCTGCATTCAAAGCATGCCTATTCGGGATCTGCAAAATGAGCGCGTGAGTAAACTGACCAATTATTTTACAAACGATATGCCCAATGTATCAGGGGTAATCTCAAACTATATCCCAAACACCGTTAATCAGATCGTGAGGATCATTTTGCTCCTATGCATCGTAGGGATTGGAGATCCGTTTTTGTTGGCAATCGTCCTAGGAATTACCTTTGTCTACATAACTTTAGGTAAACGTATGATGACAAGGATGTCGTCTCTATCAAGATCCGTACAGGACAGCAGAGCGGATCTTCAGGTTATCATTGAAGAAGGAGTATCTTCCTCTCGCGAAGTTATTGCATTTGATCGCAGCAAATGGGAGATGAAACGATATCTTGAGGCATTCCAGACGATGTTTGCTCGTGTGATAAAAGAGGGGAAAGCCCAAAACAAGTTTATGCTTCTCAGTGATCCACTTCGAACAGGGGTTACGATTATTACGCTCGCTTATGGCGGCTACAGGGTCTTAGAAGGAGACATGACGCTTGGCATGTTTGTCATTTTATATACATTTTCAACGCAGTTAATGGAAACGACCAGGGATGTCTATGGACTTCTTCAGGACTACAGCAGTAAGAAGGCGAATGTCGATCGATTAGCCGCTAACGTTCTGCAGCTGGAACAAATCGACCCAGGCGTCTATGAATTAAACGGACCGGTATCGTCCATCCATTTTTCTAAAGTATCCTTCAGCTATAGTGAGGATCAGCCCTATGTTCTGCGAAATTTGGAGCTCCATATCCCGGTGGGGAAGAAGATTGCCTTGGTGGGACCAAGCGGTAGTGGAAAATCTTCGATCGTTCAGTTATTAAACCGGTTCTATCAACCGCAGATTGGCGAAATTCTAGTCAATGAGATGCCACTAACAAGGATTAAAAGAACCGAATGGAACAACTGCATTAGTGTTGCAGCACAAGAGCCTTTTTTATTTACGGATTCCATTCGTAATAATATTCTGCTCGGCCGCTCATTTACGGAAGAGGAGATGATCGCGGCATGCCAGGCTGCTGAGATCCATGATTTTATAGAAACACTGCCTCTGGGTTATGATACGGAGCTAGGTGAAAGAGGACAAAACCTCTCCGGCGGACAACGCCAGCGAATTGCAATTGCACGGGCCTTGCTGGCTAATCCGGAAATTCTTATTTTAGATGAAGCAACCTCGGCTTTAGATATGGAGACGGAACGACGCGTAATGTATAACATCGATCAAGTTCGTAAAGGGAAGACAACCATTGTCATTGCCCATAGGCTTTCTACAATTGAGAATGCGGATATAATCGTGTTCCTTGATGGAGGAAGCGTCGTTGAAAGTGGCAACCATGACAAGCTGCTATCCCTGGATGGCCGCTATGCAGGTCTAACCAAAGAGTTGTCGGCTGTTTAG
- a CDS encoding ABC transporter ATP-binding protein produces MKRNEVSDITLYLWTLSFLRFHKWKVAVFIGCSMIATTIELLFPKVVQLFIDEILPEQRASDLVWLLGILVLLTGIMFGLSAARNILGRVITEHGSKSIQLAIFKQLRYLGFSYHEQVPAGKTLALFQVDVANVQRVYSHYIPKMVKEVLLLLIASVFMFATNWKISLLAMSFTLIYYVFGPYFERKAVSAGIEFRNEQTNYTQKLHNGLSGMAELRAYGAEQWHLGNMNSGLFVLNRARYRFALYSGIRTALKFVSINLGLLSLFVFGIWAVKNGAFSVGEFVAMSFYCFRVMNELTSVVKLYTEQKILMNQARNLYEFMKMEPEVADNGTAQVSQLKGNIEVKHVSFGYDKDKPVVHNLSFQVHPGQRVALVGTSGHGKTTILKLIARFYDIEQGSLTIDGYDIKDIPLHVMRDQVGMVFQETYLFGGTIRENIQFGNPDAEEAQIYAAARAAYAHDFIEALPNGYDTIVGERGVKLSGGQKQRIAIARVFLKSPSIVLLDEATSALDNSSEREVQRAFEELLKGRTTVTVAHRLSTVQNYDRILIVEQGRVMDQGSYEELLAHSPGFKKLIAGVKE; encoded by the coding sequence TTGAAAAGAAATGAAGTAAGTGACATTACTCTATATCTTTGGACGCTTTCTTTTTTACGCTTCCACAAGTGGAAAGTTGCCGTGTTCATCGGATGCAGCATGATCGCGACAACTATTGAATTGTTATTCCCCAAGGTGGTACAGCTTTTTATCGATGAGATATTACCCGAACAAAGGGCAAGCGATCTCGTGTGGCTGCTTGGCATTCTAGTTCTTCTAACAGGCATAATGTTTGGTTTGAGTGCAGCGAGAAATATTCTCGGGCGTGTTATTACAGAGCATGGCTCCAAGTCGATCCAGCTTGCTATTTTCAAACAGCTAAGGTATTTGGGTTTTTCCTATCACGAACAAGTTCCTGCAGGTAAAACGCTTGCTTTATTTCAAGTGGACGTTGCAAATGTACAGCGGGTCTACAGCCACTATATACCGAAAATGGTGAAAGAAGTACTGTTACTGCTTATAGCATCTGTGTTTATGTTTGCAACAAATTGGAAAATTAGCTTGTTAGCGATGTCCTTCACATTGATCTACTATGTGTTCGGCCCCTATTTTGAACGTAAAGCCGTTTCGGCCGGAATCGAATTCCGCAATGAGCAAACGAATTATACGCAAAAGCTCCATAACGGGTTATCGGGAATGGCTGAGTTGCGTGCTTATGGTGCCGAGCAATGGCATTTAGGAAATATGAATAGCGGTTTATTTGTGCTGAATCGTGCTCGGTATCGTTTCGCATTATACTCCGGAATCCGAACTGCATTGAAATTTGTATCCATTAATTTAGGATTGCTCTCCCTATTTGTCTTTGGGATATGGGCAGTAAAGAACGGGGCTTTCAGCGTAGGTGAATTTGTAGCAATGTCATTCTACTGTTTTCGGGTAATGAACGAACTGACTAGTGTAGTGAAATTATATACCGAGCAGAAAATACTTATGAATCAAGCCAGAAATCTATACGAATTTATGAAAATGGAGCCGGAAGTCGCTGATAACGGAACTGCCCAAGTGTCTCAGCTAAAGGGAAATATTGAGGTTAAGCATGTCTCATTTGGATACGACAAGGATAAGCCTGTTGTACATAACCTTTCCTTTCAAGTCCATCCGGGGCAGCGGGTTGCTTTGGTCGGCACGAGCGGTCATGGGAAAACAACGATATTAAAGCTGATCGCACGGTTTTATGATATTGAACAGGGCTCATTGACGATCGATGGCTATGATATCAAAGATATCCCCCTGCATGTCATGAGAGATCAAGTCGGAATGGTCTTTCAAGAAACCTATTTATTCGGCGGGACGATTCGGGAGAATATCCAGTTTGGCAACCCGGATGCAGAGGAAGCACAGATCTACGCAGCGGCGCGTGCTGCCTATGCCCATGATTTTATTGAAGCGCTGCCAAATGGATATGATACCATCGTTGGCGAACGTGGTGTTAAGCTATCAGGAGGGCAGAAGCAGCGAATCGCAATTGCCCGGGTGTTTCTTAAAAGCCCGTCCATCGTTTTGCTGGATGAGGCAACCTCTGCTTTGGATAACTCAAGTGAACGTGAGGTACAACGGGCTTTTGAAGAGCTTCTCAAAGGAAGGACAACCGTCACTGTCGCGCACCGGCTGAGCACGGTACAGAATTATGACCGTATCCTGATCGTTGAGCAAGGCAGGGTGATGGACCAAGGCAGCTACGAAGAATTGCTAGCACACAGCCCAGGATTCAAAAAGTTAATAGCCGGGGTGAAGGAATGA
- a CDS encoding DUF3891 family protein — protein sequence MIIRETEDAFVMTTQDVHGRFSGDIARGFRKELFLDESVVEEVLLAIAEHDRAWLPMDDTPIWNDAALVPFTFVDYPTLPKLLMYAKGVDETEAMSPYAGYLCSLHYASFMKNATEAPFVEFYHAELERQKRLKSRHPFPDEETIKRQFALLQLCDDLSLYVCMNAPGAPKEEEHPWFRDGFDMSVDGRRVAAEWLGREEIRLTPFLFEREWPAVLKNKHVLKAQIKQEGIAKAFEHAPWSEQKVLFVP from the coding sequence GTGATCATTCGGGAGACGGAAGATGCGTTTGTAATGACGACTCAGGACGTTCATGGCCGGTTCTCCGGGGACATAGCCCGAGGGTTCCGGAAAGAGCTGTTCCTGGATGAATCGGTAGTGGAAGAAGTGCTGCTGGCGATCGCCGAGCATGACCGGGCCTGGCTGCCAATGGATGATACGCCCATCTGGAATGACGCGGCCTTGGTGCCCTTTACTTTTGTCGATTATCCGACATTGCCGAAATTGCTGATGTACGCAAAGGGAGTTGACGAAACGGAAGCGATGAGCCCTTACGCAGGGTATTTATGCAGCCTTCATTATGCGTCGTTTATGAAAAATGCGACCGAAGCGCCCTTCGTGGAATTTTATCATGCGGAGCTGGAGCGCCAGAAGAGGCTGAAGAGTCGGCATCCTTTTCCCGACGAGGAGACGATCAAGCGGCAGTTTGCCTTGCTGCAGCTGTGCGATGACCTCTCGCTCTATGTATGCATGAACGCTCCCGGGGCGCCCAAGGAAGAGGAGCATCCGTGGTTCAGGGACGGCTTTGATATGTCGGTGGATGGACGCCGGGTGGCGGCTGAATGGCTGGGCCGGGAAGAGATCAGGCTAACACCGTTTCTGTTCGAGCGGGAGTGGCCGGCCGTGCTGAAGAATAAGCACGTTCTGAAGGCGCAGATTAAACAAGAAGGAATCGCGAAGGCATTCGAGCATGCCCCATGGAGCGAGCAAAAGGTCCTCTTCGTTCCGTAA
- a CDS encoding DUF4177 domain-containing protein translates to MDKWEYKTLKFKTRGFLGGKVDEEEFEDLLNSYGIDGWELVSCFDTSMYQGQSNDIIAVLKRKAYLE, encoded by the coding sequence ATGGATAAATGGGAGTATAAAACTTTGAAATTTAAGACCCGGGGATTTCTCGGAGGCAAGGTGGATGAGGAGGAATTCGAGGATTTGCTGAACAGCTACGGCATCGACGGTTGGGAATTGGTGTCGTGCTTCGATACAAGCATGTATCAGGGCCAGTCCAATGATATTATTGCCGTGCTGAAGCGAAAAGCATATCTCGAGTAG